DNA from Nomascus leucogenys isolate Asia chromosome 24, Asia_NLE_v1, whole genome shotgun sequence:
gtggcacgatcacagctcactgcagccttgacctcctgggctcaagcaatcctcacaccccagcctcccaaatagttgagaccacacttggctaattttttttttttttaatttcttgtagaaacagagtctcactttgttgcccaagatggtcttgaactcctggactctgggctcaagtgatcctcctgcctgggcctcccaaagtgctgggattaccagcatgagccagtCCGCCTGGCCTATAtcctattttcaaattaatttttattttatcaacatAATCATGTTGCTTTCTCACCACATTACGTTTTGGAGGTTTATCTGTGACAATGTGTGGATCTTCATTTTCTCTGCTGTCCACCGTCTGAACGTAGTGCCGTGTTAGGGGCTAGGGATGCAGCAGAGGGCAGATACTGCTCAGATGGAGCCTCCCTCGTAGTGGGGAAGAGAAACAggcctttcttcccctcccttgtagcggggaagaaagagaaacaggccTGAATTACAGTCAGCTGGGCTAGGAGAAGCCAGGGCCCCTCAGAAGGGGTAGGCCAAAGCTCCTAGAAGCTGAGCCCTTAACAATGAGTGGGAGTTTGCTGGGCGAACAAACGAATCCCAGGTTAGGGGTCCTGCATGCAGAAGCCTTTGAGAAACGATGGCTCCTCGTGTCATGAGGCCAGGCTCTCTCTGTAGGTGAGCTTGTGAGGAGACTTGGGCATTGGAACTCTCCTGCAAGGTGGTATGCGTTGGAACCCTGAGCTCTGGGACTGTCCTGTATATTGGAGTCACCGATAATCAGTGCTCACTGGGGTTGAGCCTCagaggagggagtggagtggagctcGTGGTTAGGCAGTGTCTGCTTCTGCCCCCCCGCCCCAGCCTGGTCACCTGCCTCCTTCCTCACTCGCGGAGCAGGAGTGATCACGGTGCCTGCGTGCAGGGTCTTTGTGAGTATGGGGAGGAGTGGTGCGGGCCCAGCGCGGGCCGGGGCTGCTGTCAGCGTTGGTGTTGTTACGCTGGTGTCAGTTACGTTGGTGTTATGCCACTGTTTTTATGTTGCTGTTGTTACACCAGTGTTGTTATGCCAGTGTTGTTATGTTGCTGTTGTTATGCCGGTGGTGTTATGTTGGTGTTGTTACATCAGTGTTGTTACGTTGCTGTTGTTACTTTATGCCCGTGTTGTTATGTTGTTATACCGGTATTGTTATGCCAGGGTTGTTACATTGTTGTTACACCAGTGTTATGTTGCTATTGTTACGTCAGTGTTATGTTGTTACACTGGTGTTATGTCGTCATGCCAGTGTTGTTACGTTGTTATGCCAGTGTTAATGTTGCTGTGGTTATGCCAGTGTTACATTGCTGTTATGCCGGTGTTATGTTGCTGTTGTTACGCTGGTGTTGTCACACTATTGTTACACCAGTGTTGTTATGTTGTTGTTACACCTGTGTTGTATACCATTGTTATGCTGGTGTTGTGTTGCTGTTACAGTGGTGTTGTTATGTTGTTGTTAcattggtggtggtgtttttaaCACCAGTGTTATGTTGTTGTTATGCCAGTGTTGTTATGTTGCTGTTGTTACACCAGCATAACACTGCTGTTATGCTGGTGGTGGTGTTACGTTGCTGTTGTTACGTCAGTGTTGTTATGTTGTTATGCTGATGTTGTTGCACTGCTGTTATGCTGGTGTTTTTATGTTGTTACGCTGGTGTTGTTATGTTGCTGTTACACCAGTGTTGTTATGTTGTTGTTACACTGGTGTTATGTTGCTGTTGTTACATCAGTGTTACATTGTTGTTATACCAGGGTTATTATGTTGCTGTTGTTATGGTGGTGTTATGCTGTTGTTATGCCagcattgttttgttgttgttatgctGGTGTTACGTTGTTACACTGGCATTATGTTGTTGTTACACCAGTGTTGTTATGTTGCTGTTGTTACATCAGTGTTGTTATATTGTTACGCTGGTGATGTTGCACTGCTGTTATGCTGGTGGTGGTATGTTGTTACGCCGGTGTTGTTATGTTGCTGCTGTTATGGTGATGGTGTTATGTCggtgttgttttgttgttgttacgcTGGTGTTACATTGTTGCACCAGTGTTATGTTGTTGTTACACCAGTGTTGTTATGTTGCTGTTGCTATGGTGGTGGTGTTTTGCTggcattgttttgttgttgttgttacactGATGTTAACGTTGTTACACTGGTGTTATGTCGTTACACCAGTGTTGTTATGTTGCTGTTGTTACACCAGTGTTGTTATGTTGTTGTTATGCTGGTGTTGTTACGTTGCTGTTGTTACTCTGCTGTTATGTTGTTACACTGGTGTTACGTTACTGTTATGTTGTTATGCTGGTGGTGTTACGTTGCTGTTGTTATGCCAGTGTTGTTATGTTGTTGCCGGTGTTGTTACGTTGTTAACGCCAGTGTTGTTACATTGCTGTTAGCTGGTGTTATATTGCTGTTGTTAAGCTGGTGTTATGTTGTTGTTATGCTGGTGTTGTTACACTGCTGTTAACACCAGtgttatgttgttgttgttataccAGCTTTGTTATGTTATTGTTACACCAGCGTTGTTATGTTGCTGTTTTACACCAGTGTTATGTTGTTGTTATACCAGTGTAATGTTGCTGCTGTTACACCGGTGTTACATTGTTGTTACACCAGTGTTGTTATGTTGCTGTTGCTATGGTGGTGTTATGTTGTTATGTCggtgttgttttgttgttgttatgctGGTGTTACATTGTTACACCAGTTATGTTGTTGTTACACCAGTGTTATGTTGCTGTTCTTACACCAGTGTTGTTATGTTGTTGTTACAATGGTGTTGTTACGTTGCTGTTGTTACTCTgctgctgttttgttgttgttatgctGGTGTTATGTTACCGTTGTTATGCTGGTGTTGTTACACAGCTATTATGCTGGTGTTGTTATGTTGTTACGCTGGTGGTGTTACATTGCTGTTGTTACGTCAGTGTTGTTATGTTGTTACGCTGGTGTTGTTGCACTGCTGTTATGCTGGTGTTATGTTGTTAGGCTGGTGTTGTTATGTTGCTGTTGTTACATTGGTGTTGTTATGTTGTTACGTTGTTACGCTGGTGTTGCTGCACTGCTCTTATGCTAGTGTTATGTTGTTAGGCTGGTGTTGTTATGTTGCTGTTGTTATGCTGGGCGTGCTGCTCCATGTTCTCCAGGTGTTCTTCCCTTTTATCGTCACAGTTACCCCGTACACCTGACAACTGGACATCTGCACCTGGGGGTCTTCAGCCTAAACACACCTAAACCCTCCACCAAACCCCTCTGCTTCCGCCTCCCCATGTCTGTGAGCGCCTCCACTGCCTGTCCCTCTGCTCAGGCCCCACTTCCAGGGCTCATCTTTGGGGCCTCCATTTTGCTCACACCCACCCCATCTGTCAGCAGGTCCAGTCAATCCTGACTCTGGGgtgcctctccctctcctccagcTCCTGTACTGCCCATTAGTCCAGGCCCAGTAATCTTTGCTGGGCAGCTCTGCAGCCTCTTCCTTGCCTGCCTTGCATCTGCACGCATTCTCCCCCCAAGACCAGGGGTCGATCCCCAATATAGGTCAGGTCTCgtcttctcctgcctcaaacccTCCAGTGTCCCCCCTACAACTGATCTTAGAAAAAAGTCCAGCCTCTTCGCCTTGTCCTGCAAGACCCGGatctcctctccagcctcaccaTTTTCCCCGCTCTTTGCTTACTTCCATCTGGCCCCCAGCACACCAAGTTCCTTCCTGCCTCGGGGCTTTGGCACCTGAGGGTCCCTGCAGCTGAGATGCTTTCTCCTTGGCTTTTTGAGAGGCTGGCTCTTCAGGTCTCGGAGGGGCCTTTTCATTACTCTCTGTCACAATTGCTCTGTAATTTTGtttacttccttttctcttcttcccactttccctccctcccactcccctgCACATTGCCTGGCACAGGTGTGCGCCCGGTACTGAGGCGGCACTTGTTAGTCTCATCCAAGGGCAAGATGCAGGAACAAAAGTCAGgtaacttacccaagatcacatgCTAGTAAGTGGCAGTCATACTCTGGGGCCCCAGCCCCCGCCATGGTGCCATAGCCCCCACAGTGCCGAGCCTTCTGCTGGCAGTGGCCAGGCAGGGCGGGGCAGGGGGCTGGCCAGTATCTGCAGAGGCAATCTGGCCTTTGCTGGGAATAGAGCTTTCTTGATGTGGATTTCCATAGAGGCTCACGGATTTGACACCTTCTCTTACAGTAGTTCTCATTGACAGAGGTGGCTTCAagacttcctccctcccttctcgtGGTGAGGTTGGCTTTGGTGTGCACCATTTTTATAGGCCCTGTGGACTGGGGGAAGAGGATGCAGGATGAATGTGCGGGCTGGGGTTTTGGTGCACCTGGGGGAGATCTGATGCTGTGGCCTCTCTTTGCATCCTCCCCACttctccacctccctccaccaGGCCGCACCAGCTTCTACGAGGAGTACGGTGTCATTCGCGACATCCTCCAGAACCATCTGACAGAGGTCCTCACCCTCGTGGCCATGGAGCTGCCCCACAATGTCAGCAATGCGGAGGCTGTGCTGCGGCACAAGCTTCAGGTCTTCCAGGCGCTGCGGGGCCTGCAGAGGGGCAGTGCCATCGTGGGCCAGTACCAGTCTTACAGCGAGCAGGTGCGCAGAGAGCTGCAGAAGCCAGACAGCTTCCACAGCCTGACACCGACCTTCGCAGGTGGGCCCTGGGGCCGGGCATGGGGCACTGGGCTGCCCACTTCGCCAGGAGCAGCTTTCCAAATGCAGACGCCcttgggtggggtggaggggactTGAGGTGGGATTTCCCCCAGGGTGCTCGGAGGCAAGGATGGCATTCCCCTGTCTCCCTGGCCTCCTACTAGCCTAAAGCGGCAGGCCAGCTGGTGGTGCCCTCAGGGCGAAGGACATCCCGATGGCCATGGCCTCGTGTCAGCCCCAGTTCAGTCCCAGATGCTTCCCAAGGGTTTGTTGTGCGAGGCTCAGACAGACCTGGTTCCTGCCTCATAGGGCCTCCCCAGTGAGGCCACAAGCCTTTTGCCTGGCCACAGCTGGAGACACTTCCACGGCCAAGTGCCATGCCAGGGCTGTCCTCTGGGCAGTTCCAGAGGCCCAGGGCTTTCTGGGAGAGGCTGGCTCCTCACCAGGTAGCAGCCAGGCAGTAAGAGCCACAGCTGCCTGCTGAGCATGTGCCGTATGCCAGGTGCTTTATAGATGCCTCTCATACAAGCCTCATGCGCCAACCACGAGGCAGAGGCCATTAGCCCcgttttataggtgaggaaacgtAAGGCTCGGTGAAGTCGTCAAAATGAACCAGGCTTGGAACTTGGGCATGGAATACTGTCAGCCCCTGGCTCTTGCCACCAGGCCTTGCCCCTCCTCGCCAACACCCCACCCACGGACCTCTGCTTGGTGACTGTCTACCCACCCCACACCTCTGACCCTGCGTCGGGTGTATCCTGAATGCTTCACAAACAGGAGGGGAGCACGTTTCTCTGTAGGACCCCCTGACCCCTCACACACCTAAGAGTCAGGGTCCCCCACCCCACTTGCCCCCACTGTGGGGCATCCTTTAGAGTCTCCAGGTTGGATGCTCTCAGCCCAGTTCTCCTTTGCTGGGGACCATAACTCTAAGACGGGCCTCAAGGAAGGCAGGTGTCAAAGCCGCAGAGATAGCCCCAGAGGCTGGTTTTCAAACATGGACTGGGAAGAGAAGGTCATGGAAGAGATGCCAGGCGAGGGGTGAGCATGGCAGGGCGAGGGGTGAGCATGGCAAGGTGAGGGGCttccctgaggcaggaggacgcCCACAGGGGCCAgcaaggagaggagagggctggCTGGAGAGTCCTGGTCTGTGCCAGAGAGTCACTCTCTGCTGTTCCCTCGCCCCAGCCGTCCTAGTGCACATCGACAACCTTCGCTGGGAGGGCGTGCCCTTCATCCTGATGTCTGGCAAAGCCTTGGATGAGAGAGTGGGCTACGCTCGGATCTTGTTCAAGAACCAGGCCTGCTGTGTGCAGAGCGAAAAGCACTGGGCCGCGGCGCAAAGCCAGTGCCTGCCCCGGCAGCTCATCTTCCACATCGGCCACGGCGACCTGGGCAGCCCCGCCGTGCTGGTCAGCAGGAACCTGTTCaggccctccctgccctccagctGGAAGGAAATGGAGGGCCCACCTGGGCTCCACCTTTTCGGCAGCCCTCTGTCCGATTACTACGCCTACAGCCCTGTGCAGGAGCGGGACGCCCACTCCATCCTCTTATCCCATATCTTCCATGGCCGGAAGGATTCCTTCATCACCACAGAGAACTTGCTGGCCTCCTGGGACTTCTGGACCCCTCTGCTGGAGAGCCTGGCCCATAAGGCCCCACGCCTCTACCCTGGAGGAGCTGAGAATGGCCGTCTGTTGGACTTTGAGTTCAGTAGCGGCCGGTTGTTCTTTTCCCAGCAGCAGCCGGAGCAGCTGGTGCCAGGGCCAGGGCCGGCCCCAATGCCCAGTGACTTCCAGGTCCTCAGGGCCAAGTACCGAGAGAGCCCGTTGGTCTCCGCCTGGTCCGAGGAGCTGATCTCAAAGCTGGCCAACGACATCGAGGCCACTGCTGTGCGAGCCGTGCGGCGCTTTGGCCAGTTCCACCTGGCGCTGTCGGGGGGCTCGAGCCCCGTGGCCCTGTTCCAGCAGCTGGCCACGGCACACTATGGCTTCCCCTGGGCCCACACGCACCTGTGGCTGGTTGACGAGCGCTGTGTCCCACTCTCGGACCCGGAGTCCAACTTCCAGGGCCTGCAGGCCCACCTGCTGCAGCACGTCCGGATCCCCTACTACAACATCCACCCCATGCCTGTGCACCTGCAGCAGCGGCTCTGCGCCGAGGAGGACCAGGGCGCCCAGATCTACGCCAGGGAGATCTCAGCCCTGGTGGCCAACAGTAGCTTCGACCTGGTGCTGCTGGGCATGGGTGCCGACGGGCACACAGCCTCCCTCTTCCCACAGTCGCCCATCGGCCTGGACGGCGAGCAGCTGGTCGTGCTGACCACGAGCCCCTCCCAGCCACACCGCCGCATGAGCCTTAGCCTGCCTCTCATCAACCGCGCCAAGAAGGTGGCAGTCCTGGTCATGGGCAGGATGAAGCGTGAGATCACCACGCTGGTGAGCCGGGTGGGCCATGAGCCCAAGAAGTGGCCCATCTCGGGTGTCCTGCCACACTCCGGCCAGCTGGTGTGGTACATGGACTACGACGCCTTCCTGGGATGAGGGCGCCTGTGCCCCTTGCCCGCTCCACTCCTATGCTTTCCTTCACCCatgtcttccctcccttctcGGCCCCACCACC
Protein-coding regions in this window:
- the H6PD gene encoding GDH/6PGL endoplasmic bifunctional protein isoform X2, with amino-acid sequence MWNMLIVAMCLALLGCLQAQELQGHVSIILLGATGDLAKKYLWQGLFQLYLDEAGRGHSFSFHGAALTAPKQGQELMAKALESLSCPKDMAPSHCAEHKDQFLQLSRYRQLKTAEDYQALNKDIEAQLQHAGLREAGRIFYFSVPPFAYEDIARNINSSCRPGPGAWLRVVLEKPFGHDHFSAQQLATELGTFFQEEEMYRVDHYLGKQAVAQILPFRDQNRKALDSLWNRHHVERVEIIMKETVDAEGRTSFYEEYGVIRDILQNHLTEVLTLVAMELPHNVSNAEAVLRHKLQVFQALRGLQRGSAIVGQYQSYSEQVRRELQKPDSFHSLTPTFAAVLVHIDNLRWEGVPFILMSGKALDERVGYARILFKNQACCVQSEKHWAAAQSQCLPRQLIFHIGHGDLGSPAVLVSRNLFRPSLPSSWKEMEGPPGLHLFGSPLSDYYAYSPVQERDAHSILLSHIFHGRKDSFITTENLLASWDFWTPLLESLAHKAPRLYPGGAENGRLLDFEFSSGRLFFSQQQPEQLVPGPGPAPMPSDFQVLRAKYRESPLVSAWSEELISKLANDIEATAVRAVRRFGQFHLALSGGSSPVALFQQLATAHYGFPWAHTHLWLVDERCVPLSDPESNFQGLQAHLLQHVRIPYYNIHPMPVHLQQRLCAEEDQGAQIYAREISALVANSSFDLVLLGMGADGHTASLFPQSPIGLDGEQLVVLTTSPSQPHRRMSLSLPLINRAKKVAVLVMGRMKREITTLVSRVGHEPKKWPISGVLPHSGQLVWYMDYDAFLG
- the H6PD gene encoding GDH/6PGL endoplasmic bifunctional protein isoform X1; the encoded protein is MSDPSLFLVYLSVHPRHPGMWNMLIVAMCLALLGCLQAQELQGHVSIILLGATGDLAKKYLWQGLFQLYLDEAGRGHSFSFHGAALTAPKQGQELMAKALESLSCPKDMAPSHCAEHKDQFLQLSRYRQLKTAEDYQALNKDIEAQLQHAGLREAGRIFYFSVPPFAYEDIARNINSSCRPGPGAWLRVVLEKPFGHDHFSAQQLATELGTFFQEEEMYRVDHYLGKQAVAQILPFRDQNRKALDSLWNRHHVERVEIIMKETVDAEGRTSFYEEYGVIRDILQNHLTEVLTLVAMELPHNVSNAEAVLRHKLQVFQALRGLQRGSAIVGQYQSYSEQVRRELQKPDSFHSLTPTFAAVLVHIDNLRWEGVPFILMSGKALDERVGYARILFKNQACCVQSEKHWAAAQSQCLPRQLIFHIGHGDLGSPAVLVSRNLFRPSLPSSWKEMEGPPGLHLFGSPLSDYYAYSPVQERDAHSILLSHIFHGRKDSFITTENLLASWDFWTPLLESLAHKAPRLYPGGAENGRLLDFEFSSGRLFFSQQQPEQLVPGPGPAPMPSDFQVLRAKYRESPLVSAWSEELISKLANDIEATAVRAVRRFGQFHLALSGGSSPVALFQQLATAHYGFPWAHTHLWLVDERCVPLSDPESNFQGLQAHLLQHVRIPYYNIHPMPVHLQQRLCAEEDQGAQIYAREISALVANSSFDLVLLGMGADGHTASLFPQSPIGLDGEQLVVLTTSPSQPHRRMSLSLPLINRAKKVAVLVMGRMKREITTLVSRVGHEPKKWPISGVLPHSGQLVWYMDYDAFLG